ATCACCCATCTCGGCCCCACGGCCCGGCCGTTCGCGCGGACGGTGTTCGGCAAGGGCAACGGGACCGGCGACGGCACCGAGGGCGCGTACAACGACACCGTCTTCGGTACGTACATGCACGGCCCCGTCATGGCCCGCAACCCGCAGATCGCGGACCTGCTCCTGAAGCTGGCCCTCGACGTGAACGCGCTGCCGCCGACGGACGACCGCTGGTACGAGGCGCTGCGCGCCGAGCGCATCGCGTCCGCCACGCAGCCCGCGTAGCGGTACCGCTGCCCGTCCGGGACGGGCCAGGAGGGCGACACGCGCGCCGTCGCCGGTCCCTCGTACGAACGTACGTTGTCCACTGTGCGGACATCCGGTTCGGCCCCGCCACCCTGCGACGATAGGGTGGCGGGGATCCAGCCGGACGACGTGGTCCGGGAGTCGGCCCACGTTGCAAAGGTTTTTGGGCTATGCGCATTGGCGTGCTCACCTCCGGCGGAGACTGCCCCGGTCTGAACGCTGTCATCCGTTCCGTCGTGCACCGCGCCGTCGTCGACCACGGCGACGAGGTCATCGGCTTCCACGACGGGTGGAAGGGCCTCCTGGAGTGCGACTACCGCAAGCTCGACCTCGAGGCGGTGGGCGGCATCCTGGCCCGCGGCGGCACCATCCTCGGCTCCTCGCGGGTCCAGCCCGCGCACCTGGTCGACGGCGTCGAGCGCGCCCGCGGCCATGTGGCCGACCTGGGGCTCGACGCGATCATCCCGATCGGCGGCGAGGGCACCCTCAAGGCCGCGAACCTGCTCTCCGAGGCGGGTCTCCCGATCGTCGGCGTCCCGAAGACGATCGACAACGACATCGCCTCCACCGACGTCACCTTCGGCTTCGACACGGCCGTGACCGTCGCCACCGAGGCCCTCGACCGGCTCAAGACCACCGCCGAGTCGCACCAGCGCGTCCTCGTCGTCGAGGTCATGGGCCGTCACACCGGCTGGATAGCGCTGCACTCCGGCATGGCCGCCGGCGCGCACGCCGTGGTCGTCCCGGAGCGCCCCTTCGACATCGACGAGCTGACCGCACGGGTCGGCGAGCGCTTCGAGGCCGGCAAGCGGTTCGCGATCGTGGTCGTCGCCGAGGGCGCGAAGCCGCGCGAGGGCTCGATGGACTTCAAGACCGCCGGCACCGACATCTACGGCCACGAGCGGTTCACCGGGATCGCCAACCAGCTCTCCGTGGAGCTGGAGCGGCGCCTGGGCAAGGAGGCCCGTCCGGTGATCCTGGGTCATGTGCAGCGCGGCGGCACCCCCACCGCGTACGACCGCGTCCTCGCGACCCGCTTCGGCTGGCACGCGGTCGAGGCGGCGCACCGCGGCGAGTTCGGCATGCTGACGGCCCTGCGCGGCACGGACATCACCATGGTCCCGCTGGCCCGCGCCGTGGAGAGCCTCAAGACGGTCCCCGCCGAGCGCTATGCCGAGGCGGAGTGCGTGATCTGACGCTCGTCCGCGCGGACGCGTTCGCGTGACACCGCCCCCGGTCGCAGTCGCGGCCGGGGGCGGTTCTAGTCTGGTGCGGACAACAAGCGCGAATCGGGCTCCAGGAGTGCACACGATGGATCACAGCGGGCACGGCATGACCACGGATCTGCCGCCGTTCACGCTGGGGCGGGGCCTGGAGTTCTCTCCCGACCTGTTCTTCCTGATCGGCTGCCTCGCGGCGCTCGGTCTGTACGGCTGGGGCGTGGCGCGGCTGCGGCGGCGCGGGGACGCGTGGCCGGTGAGCCGGACGGTGTTCTTCACGGTCGGCGTGCTGACCATCGCGCTCGTGATGTGCACCAGGCTCAACGACTACGGCATGGTCATGTTCAGCGTGCACATGGTGCAGCACATGGTGATCTCCATGCTGTCGCCGATCCT
This sequence is a window from Streptomyces sp. NBC_00691. Protein-coding genes within it:
- a CDS encoding 6-phosphofructokinase, whose protein sequence is MRIGVLTSGGDCPGLNAVIRSVVHRAVVDHGDEVIGFHDGWKGLLECDYRKLDLEAVGGILARGGTILGSSRVQPAHLVDGVERARGHVADLGLDAIIPIGGEGTLKAANLLSEAGLPIVGVPKTIDNDIASTDVTFGFDTAVTVATEALDRLKTTAESHQRVLVVEVMGRHTGWIALHSGMAAGAHAVVVPERPFDIDELTARVGERFEAGKRFAIVVVAEGAKPREGSMDFKTAGTDIYGHERFTGIANQLSVELERRLGKEARPVILGHVQRGGTPTAYDRVLATRFGWHAVEAAHRGEFGMLTALRGTDITMVPLARAVESLKTVPAERYAEAECVI